The Gemmatimonadaceae bacterium genome has a segment encoding these proteins:
- a CDS encoding phosphoribosyltransferase, translated as MTPRFRDRREAGQRLAELMQPYALEPGLIVLGLPRGGVPVAYEVAASLDAPLDVFVVRKLGVPGHEEYAMGAIASGGIRVLNQDVIRELQIPLPAVEAVERAERAELARREQAYRDARPAPVLRDRTVVLVDDGLATGSTMLAAIAAARTQQPRQVIVAVPVASPDACAAVRREADACVCVSTPDPFYGVGLWYLNFNQTTDDEVQRLLADRAAPDSTVVHP; from the coding sequence ATGACACCGCGATTCCGTGACCGCCGCGAAGCGGGACAGCGCCTGGCCGAATTGATGCAGCCGTATGCGCTGGAGCCCGGTCTGATCGTGCTCGGCCTGCCCCGCGGCGGAGTGCCCGTGGCCTACGAAGTCGCCGCATCGCTGGATGCGCCATTGGACGTGTTCGTCGTCCGTAAGTTGGGCGTGCCCGGCCACGAGGAATATGCGATGGGCGCGATCGCCAGCGGCGGCATCCGCGTCCTCAACCAGGACGTGATTCGCGAGTTGCAGATTCCGCTCCCCGCCGTCGAAGCGGTGGAGCGGGCCGAACGGGCCGAACTGGCGCGGCGCGAGCAGGCGTATCGCGACGCCCGGCCGGCTCCGGTGCTGCGCGACCGCACCGTCGTACTCGTCGACGACGGGCTGGCCACCGGCTCGACGATGCTCGCCGCGATCGCCGCCGCGCGCACGCAGCAACCGCGCCAGGTCATCGTCGCCGTGCCCGTCGCGTCCCCCGACGCCTGCGCCGCCGTTCGGCGGGAAGCCGATGCTTGCGTGTGTGTGTCCACGCCCGACCCATTCTACGGCGTCGGGCTCTGGTACCTGAACTTCAATCAGACAACCGACGACGAGGTGCAGCGGTTGCTGGCGGACCGCGCCGCGCCCGATTCGACGGTCGTCCATCCCTGA
- a CDS encoding CBS domain-containing protein, whose translation MRARDLMTPTPTVITADDPIPKTAEVMRNLDVGMLPVVDDLVGRHLIGVITDRDIVVRCLADQSLIQCQVRNHMTTAPLAYVRETAELADIATKMERYQVRRVPVVDADMRVIGIVTQADLARRVGPENPALVEEVIERISSPGVLVH comes from the coding sequence ATGCGCGCACGCGATCTCATGACCCCGACGCCAACGGTGATCACCGCTGACGACCCGATTCCCAAGACGGCCGAAGTCATGCGAAACCTGGACGTCGGCATGCTGCCGGTGGTCGATGATCTCGTGGGCCGCCACCTGATCGGCGTGATCACCGATCGCGATATCGTCGTGCGCTGCCTGGCCGACCAGAGTCTGATCCAGTGCCAGGTGCGCAATCACATGACGACGGCGCCTCTGGCGTACGTGCGCGAGACGGCAGAGCTCGCGGACATCGCCACCAAGATGGAGCGCTACCAGGTGCGGCGGGTGCCCGTCGTCGATGCGGACATGCGCGTGATCGGCATCGTAACGCAGGCCGACCTGGCACGCCGCGTCGGCCCGGAGAATCCGGCACTGGTCGAAGAAGTCATCGAACGCATTTCCAGCCCCGGCGTGCTCGTGCACTGA
- a CDS encoding BON domain-containing protein: MKTDMQLQRDVIEEMAWQPNISDAEIAVGAKNGVVTLSGFVNTYAQKYGAVRAAEKVRGVHAVADDLKVRLPQSLMRSDTDIAHAAVSALKWDVEVPDTRIKALVDDGWVSLDGTVDWQFQRLAAERAVRHLSGVKGVINRITVQQPKVSAYEVNLRIQEALKRSAAVDADKISIEAKDGKVVLRGTVRSWSEREDAERAAWAAPGVTEVDDEIAVAF; the protein is encoded by the coding sequence ATGAAGACCGACATGCAGCTCCAGCGCGATGTGATCGAAGAGATGGCTTGGCAGCCCAACATCAGCGATGCCGAGATCGCCGTGGGCGCCAAGAACGGTGTCGTGACGCTTTCCGGATTCGTCAACACATATGCTCAGAAATACGGCGCGGTGCGCGCGGCCGAAAAGGTGCGCGGCGTGCACGCTGTAGCCGACGACCTCAAAGTCCGGCTGCCACAGTCGCTGATGCGCTCCGACACCGACATCGCGCACGCAGCCGTGTCGGCGCTCAAATGGGACGTCGAGGTCCCCGACACGCGCATCAAGGCGCTGGTCGACGACGGGTGGGTATCGCTCGATGGCACCGTGGATTGGCAGTTTCAGCGGCTGGCCGCAGAGCGGGCCGTGCGCCATCTGTCGGGCGTGAAGGGGGTGATCAACCGGATCACCGTGCAGCAGCCCAAGGTGTCGGCGTACGAGGTGAATCTCCGCATCCAGGAAGCGCTCAAACGCAGCGCCGCGGTGGACGCCGACAAGATCTCGATCGAGGCCAAGGACGGGAAAGTCGTGCTCCGCGGCACCGTGCGGTCATGGTCGGAGCGCGAGGACGCCGAGCGCGCTGCCTGGGCGGCCCCCGGAGTGACCGAGGTCGACGACGAGATCGCCGTGGCCTTCTGA